The nucleotide window CCGACAATAATATTGCAATATCTCCAGCAAAATGGTAGTCATATCCAAGTACATTTGTCATTGTATTAAAAATATGCTCAATAGCACCAGCGATCTCGATGCTGGTTATTGGTGTAATTTCAAGGATGGTATCATTTAATTTTCGATACGGCTCAATATACTTTGGATCTCGTGCCGCTTGTGGGTCAACCGCAATTGCATCATTTAATTGACTGAAGAATCCCATTCTTGAAAGATAATATAATAGTGGAGTATCCTTTGAAAATTGCAGCCGTACTTTATGATTTCTACAAAGGTCATTTAAAATTATCAGGAAAAATATTATTGCAAAAGAGCTAAAAAAACCGGTTTTTTTGAAATCAAAGGCAACTGTTTCTTTTTTATCGAGAGTTTTAAGTTCCTCAATAATACTATTCAAAACACTCTGGTCAATATCGCAGGCCAGTTCAATTTCCATTTCCTGCCTCTTTAATGACTTCGAGATGAATTATAGCGCGGTTGAGCGCATGCTTACTCTTCCAATAGTTCAAGCTTGGAACAGGTGAAAGAGGTAAAACCTCTGCTCTTCCAAAACGGATTCCTTTTTCGTTAGCAATTCTATTTATTAAACCAACAACGCCCTTTGTCATTGTATCTTTGTGAATAAACTTCCCCGTTTTAACTTTGTCAAGCATACACATAACCAACCTGCCACCATTTTTAAGAACCCTAAATGACTCTGAGATAAAATCTCTATACAGATTTTTAAGTTCTTCTGCCGGAATGTCATCACCGTAACCGTAAGGAGGATCTGTAACAATAGCATCAACAGAGTTATCATTTAACGGGAATTTTCTCGCATCTGCTTTAAAAACAATAAATTGCGAATGCTGATTTCTCTCAGGCCCAAGCCTATATGATTTAATCGTATAATCATTAACGAATCTGGACGTATTTTCATCTGGAATCCAACCCTCAGGATGTTGAAGGTTATGCTGATTCAATTCATGATATTTATTAAATTCTCCTATTTGATATTCTATAAAGGCTTTCAAATTAAGTTTTTCATCTCTTCCCTGTTGCTGCCTTAAGATAAAACGCCGAACAATATAGAACAGTAACCTTTTTTCATAGTCTTCAAGCTCAGGATATTTTTCTATCATGAGTTCAATCGGTTTCGGCTCGGGAAAGGCCCAGCCTTTATTTCTTGTTAAATTACTACTTGCTAATTCATAACATCTTTCATGGTATTTTTCGCTAAATAATTTATCAATTCGCTCAATAACATCCCCCAACTTATCATGAAAAACGAAATTGTAGTTATCTAAAGCTCCGAGCGGTTCCACCAAATCGGAACCTATTATGCAGCAACCAAATTTGGCTGCTTCTATGGCAGTAGTTCCCATATGCAAAAACGGGTCGTAAACGAT belongs to Bacillota bacterium and includes:
- a CDS encoding ATP-binding protein, with amino-acid sequence MEIELACDIDQSVLNSIIEELKTLDKKETVAFDFKKTGFFSSFAIIFFLIILNDLCRNHKVRLQFSKDTPLLYYLSRMGFFSQLNDAIAVDPQAARDPKYIEPYRKLNDTILEITPITSIEIAGAIEHIFNTMTNVLGYDYHFAGDIAILLSELLNNVIDHSQNVSSGFVSLQTYRRAKYVEISVVDSGIGIYQSLKENQLLALNNDIDGILHAVRKGISRFPGQNRGFGLHTCLQLTKENQGSLYISFLRCKLFLTSV
- a CDS encoding methyltransferase; this encodes MEPLGALDNYNFVFHDKLGDVIERIDKLFSEKYHERCYELASSNLTRNKGWAFPEPKPIELMIEKYPELEDYEKRLLFYIVRRFILRQQQGRDEKLNLKAFIEYQIGEFNKYHELNQHNLQHPEGWIPDENTSRFVNDYTIKSYRLGPERNQHSQFIVFKADARKFPLNDNSVDAIVTDPPYGYGDDIPAEELKNLYRDFISESFRVLKNGGRLVMCMLDKVKTGKFIHKDTMTKGVVGLINRIANEKGIRFGRAEVLPLSPVPSLNYWKSKHALNRAIIHLEVIKEAGNGN